CCTACTATAATCGGGGTTTAGTTCAGGCGGCCATGAAAAATTATCCCCTTGCCCTAGCCGATTTTAATCAATCCTTGCGTCAAATTACTAACCAGCAACCCGACACTTTAGCCACTATTTATAATGATCGAGGTTTATCTCATTTAGCCCTCCATAATTTTACCTCAGCCAAGGCGGATTTTAATCAAGCTCTCCGGTTAAATAAAAATAACGCCTCAGCCTACTATAATCTAGCTTGTACCGCTCACCAATTAGGTGAATACGACCGATCGATCGCCGATTTAAATCGGGCGATTGCCATCGATCCTTTTTATGCCGATGCCTATATTAGAAGGGGATTACTGCGGCATCAATTGGGTTATTATCAATCGGCTTTAGCGGATTTAAATCAAGGAGCAAATCACCTCTATCACCAGGGATTGCACCAAAATTATCAGCAAATCCTCGCCCTAATTGAGCAGATTCACCAACAGTTACTTTCCCTACCATCTCCCATTGTTTAAAAGAGAGATCAATATTATAAAGGAAAGCGCTTCATGGCTGTGACGGCGAGACGGGCATTATCTTTAAGGACTTGGGAAACCCGGGGAATTTGGGGAATTTGCCAGAGAACATCAACGGTGCGCCGCAATAATCGCACTAGATCTCCCTCATCGAGGCTAGTATTTTCGCACAATTCTGGCCAGGATGTCCCCTGGGCCCAACGGGAGGCAATCCCCATCAGTTGGGTTTCTAACCAGACGGGAATAGTGATATCGTAGCGAGATTGAGCTTGATAGAGTAAACGGCGAACTTCTCGCAGACCGGGGGAATTTCCCTCTCCTTGTCGCAAAATATCGATAACTTCTGGCACAGGCGGGTAATTGCACCAAGTATCGGGGCGAGGGGGTTCCGTAATCATGGCGCTGATGGCGGCGGCTAGTTGGCTAGGAGTCAATCTGTCCAAATCTCCCGACATCATCGCTAATCCTAACCAGAGTTCATTTTCCCCGCGAATAGTGGCCGCCGCTTCTCCGAGGGGGGTGGGCAAATAACCCTCTAATGCCTGAAATTCTCGCAAAATCTCGATTAGATTCAGAAATTCTTCCCAGTAGTAGGATTTACGCGATTGTTGTTTTTGGTATTTAATCTGGGTCTTGTGTAACTTATCGCGAGCAAGCTCTCGATCGTAGTATAATTTCATCAATCGCCCCGGATTTTTGCGTTTTTGCAGGGGATGAGCGGCAATTTGACTATTGACAATTTCAAGTCTTTGTGCTTGGGTTTCCAGTTCCGCCACTGGTGGGATGCCCTGTACTTGTTGGGGGATTAAATCGGCGATCGCCTGAGTATTTTCCTCACCCTTGCGCCACCCCCCTAGGGAAACTGCTTCTAGGGAAGGGGGTATCAGTTCGCCTAATGCCGCAGGAGCGAGAAAACCTTGATCGATCTCGCTAATATCGGCATAGGCGGCTAAATACCAGCGATTATCACTGCCTAAACAAACAAGGGTTCGCACTTGACCGGCTCCGTGCAGGGTGTTGACAAAGATAGCGGGGACGGGGACGGGAACCTTAATATGTTTGCCCTTGAGATGGAGGATAGTTCCGACGGGAATATTCGGCAATTTTAGATGTATTTCCTGTCTTTTCTGGGCTTCTGACTGACTAGCGATGATTTTATACAGTCTTTCTTCTTCCCGCAGTCTTTCCCGTAGCTTTTCGTAACTAAAGACCTGCTCTCGTTCGATTCCGGCTAACTCCATATCCAACTTAGCTAATTCGGTGGTTAAGGCGGTAATCTGTTGTCGTTCGGGGCTTAACTTCAAACGAGCGAGATATTCGGCGAAACTGCGCTCTAAGAGGTCTTTTACCTCCTCTAGACTGTGTTTTTGCAGGAGATTTAAGACCATGCCGTAACTGGGCGCAAAACAGCTTTGCAGGGGTTCCGGTTGGGCGGTGGCCAGAAAAGCCGCTTCTTTTGCCCCTTCAAAGGGCGTTTGTACTGTCACCACATGGCCGACTGCGTCCATTCCCCGGCGACCGGCCCGGCCGGCAATCTGGACAAATTCCGAGGGAGTCAGCATACTATGACCATCATCGGTGCGCTTGGAGAGGGCCGAGATAACGGTGGTGCGGGCGGGCATATTAATCCCGGCCGAGAGGGTAGCGGTGGCAAAAACCACCTTAATTAAACCGGCTTCAAAAAGTTGTTCGACTAATTCTTTCCAGAGGGGTAAAATCCCAGCATGGTGAACACCACAGCCCCGGGTGAGGGGTTCCACTTGGTCGGCGCGCACCAGTTGGGAAGCACTGGCTAGGAATTCAAACAGTTGATTTTTCGTCTCGGGGTCGGCGGTTAAGAGGCTGAGGAGTTGCTCGTCAGACTGGGGGTTATTAGCGAAAAAAGCCAGTAATTTTTGCTGTAGGGGCGGATTTTCGACGGCAAAGAAGGAAAGGGCCAGTTCTTGCAGATTGGGATTATCTTCCAGAAAGAAAATGAGTAAACGGTAGTAAATGGCTCTTGCTTCTTCTTGATTAACGAGATTGAGGTTTTTTAGCTCTCGAATCGCCTGATCGCAACCTTTACGGCTGAAAATGACGTAAATGGCTGGGAGCATATCCTTGTCCCGCAGAGTGGTGACAATCGAGGCAATGGTGGGACAATCTTCTCGTTTTAAGCGTCGGGAGCTGCCCCGAGGGGCTTTAGGACGCAGTTTCGGGTTAACTTTGCTCTGTTTTGGGTCGAGCAGCGGGAATAATCCCTCTTTATTGACGAAATAAAAGCGCAGGGGGACGGGACGAAAATCGGAGTTAATTAGCTCGCAGCTGGAGGTCTGTTTATTGTCGCCGGATTGGGGCAGTTGCCGCACCCAGTTAATCCAGTCGGTGAGTTCTCCCGGGTTGCCGATGGTGGCGGAGAGGGCTACTAATTGGATACTAGGGGGACAGTAGATAATTGATTCTTCCCAAACGGTGCCGCGACCTCGATCACTGATATAGTGACATTCATCGAGAACCAGGGTTTCCACGTTTTCTAGGGAAGTGCCTACCTGACCAATCGGGGTTTGGTACAGCATATTGCGAAAAATTTCTGTAGTCATGACTACAATTAATGCTGAAGGATTGATCACCACATCGCCGGTAATTAATCCCACTTCCGCAAACAGCAGCGGGGAATCCTCATCGCCATCGGTGGGGGTACGACCGAATTTTTCTTGAAAATCCCGGAATTTTTGGTTAGAAAGAGCTTTCAGGGGAGTGGTGTAGAAAACCCGTTTGCCCCTTTCTAGGGCGCGATAGATAGCGTATTCTCCGATTAAAGTTTTGCCGGAACCCGTGGGAGCGCAGACAACCACTGATTTACCGGCAGCAAGAGCAGCGATCGCCGATTGCTGGAAGTCGTCGAGTTTAAAGGGAAAAATGGTTTTGAGATCCAAAGAAGTAGGGTTTAGGGACTCTTTCACGTCAAGTCTAAGAGGAGAAATTTTTTTAATTGTGGCTATTCTGACTGGCTTTTTTTATTCTAGTCGAAAAAAGCAGACTTCTAGAAACTAGGGATAAGCTTAACCTTTGGGGGTGATGCCCAATCCCATCATACTTCATCTGTATAAGAAATGCTGTAAGCTAAGAGGTATTTAAACCGCTTATTCTTAGATTAGCAGGATCTCTCCCAATCCCTTTGCTGTTGACTCTTGCCTCTTGCCTCTTGCCTCGTCTCAACAAAAAATTTAAATTACGAACAGCTTATCACTAATAATTGTCTCTCTATTTTGTCCTTAGCTTGATTAATTATACTTACTGATCATGATTAAGTTTCGTCCTCAAGACTGTCTAGTTTTAGTGGTTGATGATGTCAGTAAAAATCTAGAATTGGCTGTGGAGATTCTTGATTCTGCTGGTTATGAAACTGCTTGCGCTAGTAGTTTTCAACAGGCAATAGAACGAGTAAAAACTGCTAATCCTGACCTAATTCTTCTTGACTTAATAATGCCAAAAAAGCGGGGGCTAGAACTTTGCCGAAGACTAAAAAGCGATAATTTATACGCTCATATACCGATTATTTTTGTAACAGATAGTAAAGAAAAAGAAGATATTATCAATGCTTTTAATTCTGGGGCTTTGGACTATATAACTAAACCCTTTCATAGTTGGGAACTGTTAGCCAGAGTTAAAATTCATTTAGAACTAAAAAAAACTCAAGAAGAATTAAAAAATATCAATTCTCAACTAGAAAAGCTAGTCAGAACTGATAGCCTAACTGGGGTAAATAATCGTCGAGAGATTCTCGCCTTGGGCGAGAAAGAATGGCAACGATGTCATCGTTATCATCGTTATTTTTCGGTTTTAGTCATCGATATAGACCATTTTAAACATATTAACGATACCTTTGGTCATGTCCTGGGAGATAAAACTTTAATTACTATCGCTGGGGCAATTAAAAACTGTCTGCGTCAAGTGGATAGTTTTGGGCGCTTTGGGGGCGAGGAATTTGTCGCTATTCTCCCAGAAACTAATCTTGAGGATGCTGGAACCTTAGCCCGGCGCATTTGTCAAGTAATTAACCAGCTAAATCTTGAAATTGATCGACAAAAAGTGCGAGTTACTGCTAGTATTGGTGTGGCAACATTTAGCCCCCAAGATAATAATCTAGAAACGGTGATCGAGCGGGCGGATCGTGCTATGTTCGCCGCTAAAAATCAAGGTAGAAATCGAGTTAGTCTAGGTAAAACAGTATGAAAAATTTGTTATTTATTCTTGGTTTTTTGCTCTTAGGTGTAGCCCCAAGTTTTAGCGCCGATCTCGATACAATTATACGCCGGGGAAAATTAATTGTCGCTGTCAAAAATAATCTCCCTCCCCTCGCTTTCCTTGATTCCCAGGGCAATCTGCAAGGATTGGAAATCGACATCGCTAAACGTCTAGCGGCAGAAATTCTCGGTTCTGACAGTGCTATTATTCTTAAACCCGTTAGTAATCAAGAACGTTTACAGGTGGTGATTGATGATCGAGTAGATTTCGCGATCGCTCGTGTGGCGATTACTCCTGCACGTCAGCGCTTAGTGGATTTTAGCCCCTTTTATTACCTCGATAGCAGCGGTTTTGTGACAAAAAACCCGCAATTGCAGCGTTTAGAAGACTTAGCTAACTCTAGAATCGCCGTACTCAACGGCTCGACGACAATCGCCCTTGTGCGTTCCAATTTACCTAACGCTACCCTGCGCGGGGTTGCTTCCTATCAAGAAGCTTTTAATTTACTGGAAACGGGGGAAATAGACGCTTTTGCGGCTGATAATAGCCTTTTAACTGGTTGGGTGCAGCAATTCCCCAATTATCGTCAATTACCGATCCAGTTGGGGGCGATCGCTCTAGGAGTGGTTCTCCCTAAAGGTTTACAGTACCAAAGTCTCCGAGAACGCGTCAACCAAGCGATCGAGCGGCTAGAATCCTCTGGCTGGTTAGTAGAACGGGTGAACTATTGGGGACTCCCCCAGAGAATTCGCGAAATGGGGAGATAGGGTGATGGGGTGTGGGAAGTGGGGTGTGAGGAGTGGGGTGTGGGGAGAAGGGAGTTTTTTGCTGTGAATAGTGAACAGTGAACTGAAAACTCACATCTGATCACTGATTACTGATCACTGATCACTGATCACTGATAACTGACTAAATCCTGCTATAATCTGATGGAATAAGTATAAAAATATTAATTGCTCGATCGCTAATTATGGAAGATACCCTACCGCTTATTTACGTTTCTGGATTGCTAATTTTCGTGATTGGTTTAGGAATTTTTGTCATCGTGCAAATCTTTAAAACCCGTCGAGTGGAAGGAACCTTTAACAAGCTACAAAAGAAATTGCAAAAAGAAAAAGGTACAGCTAAAGAATACTATGAATTAGGGAGCCTTTATCTGGATAAAAAACTCTATGTTCAAGCCTTGAGTTTACTACAAAAGGCTTTAAAAATGTCTGAAGAAGAAAGCATCGAACCAGAAAATCAAGCCCTAATCTATAATGCGATCGGTTTTTCCTATTTTGCCCAAGAACAATTAGAATTAGCGATTCGTAACTACAAAGAGGCAATTAAACTTTATCCTCAATACTCGATCGCTCTCAATAATCTTGGCAATGTTTACGAAAAGAAACAAATGGCTAAGAAAGCTCTCGAAACCTACGAAGAAACTCTCAAATTTGATCCTAATAATACCGTAGCGAAAAAGCGCGCCGAATCCCTGCGTAAACGCTTCGCCGAATCGAAATAGTTTTGACTACTGATCAAATTCTTTTTAGAGATCGAAGAATCTTCGATCTCTTTCTTTATTTCAAGCCATAAAACACCACGATTAAAACTGGGGTTAAAATCGTCAAAATTAAATTTAGGGGCGCACCCAAACGGGTAAAATCGAGGAATTTATAGCCGCCTGGTGCATAAACCATGGTGTTAGTTTGATAGCCAATCGGTGTTAGATAACTATTAGAAGCAGCAAAGGTGACAGCATACATAAAAGCCAAAGGATTTAAACCCAAAGTTTTCGCCACTTCCACGGCGACGGGAATCATTAACACCACGGCGGCGTTATTAGAGAGGATTTCAGTTAAAACTGAGGTAATTAGATAGAAGAAAACTAATATCCAAAACCCCGAAAGATGGCCGCCGATAGCCACTAAATTATCTGCTAACCATTTAGTCGTTCCCGAGTTATCCATGGCAGTACCCAGGGGAATTAAACCCGCTAATAAAAAGATAATATCCCAACGAATGGAACCATAGACTTCCCCCGGTTTTAGACAGCCAGTAATTACCATTAAAACCACCCCAACTAAACTGGTGACGAGAATTGGTTGAATATCAAAAGCAGCAATAATAATCACCGACAAAGTAATTATTAAAGCAATCATGCCTTTATCCTTTCGCAGGGATTCGATATCTTTTTCTTCTAAGACTAATAATTCTCGCGTGGTTTGTAACCCAATAAAACTCTGTTTTGGTCCCTGAACTAAGAGCAAATCGCCAAACTTTAAAGGAATTTTCCCCAATCTTCCTTGTAGTAATTCCGAACCACGCCGAATCGCCAAAACCGTGGCATTATAACGCTGACGGAATTTTAGATCTTTTAAAGTTGTCCCAATTAAACGGGAATTAGAGAGAATCAAAACCTCGGCTAATTTTTCCTCACCTGTAGTAATTACCGATTCAATATCTCCTTTCTGAAATTTGACATCGGCAAAGATTTCTAAACCCCGTTCATCTTTGATTTTTAATAGTTCTTCCCGACTACTGTGAACGATTAAAATATCGCCAGCATTGAGAACTTTATCGGCTAAAGGTTGGGGTAAATGTACCTTATTTCTGATTAATTCCAACACATCAAAATCAAACTTTCTTTGTAGTCCACTTTGGTATAAAGTTTGACCGATAAGATTAGAACGAGGGCTAATAATTACCTCACTCAGATATACTTTAGAACCGTAATCATCGTCTAAAAATTCCCCTGTGGAAGATTTGCGATCGGGTAGTAATTTCGGGGCAAAAATTGTTAAATAAATCAACCCTGCTAAAAAAGTTACTAATCCTAAAGCAGTGAATTGAAATAAGCTAAATTCCCCATAACCCAGCTTGGCAGAAATACCACTAGCGAGAATGTTAGTAGAAGTTCCTACCACGGTAATCATCCCCGCTAAAACCGTGGCGTAGGAAAGGGGAATTAATAACTTAGAAGGAGAAATTTTTTGTTTTTTACACCAATCTTCGACGATGGGTAAAAAGATCGCCACCACTGCCGTGTTATTAATAAAAGCACTAATCGGCCCCACTAATGCTCCTAGGACAAATACCTGTTGGTGGGGACTTTTGCCACCCCAAACCAGCAAGCGATCGCGAATTACTTGAATCACTCCCGTGCGGGTAATTCCGGCACTAAGCACAAACATCGCCATCACTGTTACCGTGGCAGAATTACTAAACCCGGCGATACCTTCTTCGGGAGTAACTAAACCCAAAAGAATCAGGACAATCGCCACGCATAAAGCGGTTAAATCTACCGGTAGCCATTCCGCCACGAAAGCGACTAAAGCAACGACTAAAACCGTTAAAGTCAGAATAATTGGTGTTGGCATTGATTTATTTTTTCGTCATGAACCAGCGAATAAATAACTTCTCCAACTCGATCCAAACAAACATTAAGGCACTAAATCCAAAACAGATTAATAATTCCGTGCCACTAATCCATTGAGTGCCGAAGAAGCTTTGTAGAGGAGGAGCATAAATTAACAACAATTGTAGGATCGTTGTCAAGCCCACGGCGGCGATAATGTAAGGATTAGAGAAGGGATTCATTTGCACAGCTAACTGGGTATGGGAACGCACCGCTAAAGCGTGACCCATTTGTGCTAAACAGAGGGTAGTAAATACCATGGTTTTCCAGCGTCCGGGATCTCCGATTTCGGGGGTTGCCTGAGTATATTGGTAAGCCCAGTACATCATAATAATGGTGAGAATGGCAAAGACGATGCCGATGCGAATCATATACCAACCCAACCCGCGAGCGAAAATGCTTTCCCGGGGGCTAAAAGGTGGACGTTTCATCACATTAGGTTCGGCGGGTTCCATTGCCAGAGCAAGAGCCGGTAAACCGTCAGTAACAAGGTTCATCCAGAGGATTTGCAAGGGAGAAAGGGGTACACCGCCTAAACCGAGCAGAGGAGCCGCTGCAATGGTTAAAACCTCGCCAATATTACTGCCGAGAATGTATTTAATAAAGCGCCGAATGTTACTGTAAACCACGCGCCCTTCTTCAGTGGCAGCGACGATGGTGGCAAAATTATCATCCAGCAAAATCATATCGCTGGCTTCTTTGCTGACATCGGTTCCCGTAATGCCCATGGCGATGCCGATATCCGCTTGTTTTAGTGCCGGAGCATCATTGACTCCGTCCCCCGTCATGGCGACGAATTTGCCCCGTTTTTGCAAAGCTTGGACGATTCTCAGCTTATGTTCGGGAGAAACGCGAGCATAGACGCTCACACCATCTACCTCTGCCTCTAGGTCATTCTGAGACATTTTTTCTAATTCTTTACCCGTGATTACTCGCTCCCCGGCAGCAGCAATGCCCAATTCACTGGCGATCGCCTTGGCGGTTAATTGGTGATCCCCGGTAATCATAATCGGACGAATTCCCGCTTGACGACAGAGGGCAACCGCTTCTTTAACTTCTTTGCGGGGTGCATCGAGCATTCCCACCAATCCCAACCAAACCAAGGATTGTTCTTCACTATCTTCTCTTTCCGCTTCCGGCACTTCTGTCATCGGTTTATAGGAAAAACCTAAGACTCGTAGGCCATTACCCGCCATTTCGTCATTTTGTGCCAAAATACGGCTTCTTTGTTCAGCTGTTAAGGGTTGACTTTCCGCCCCAACTTGGATCAGAGAACAGCGTTCGAGAATTAATTCCGGTGAGCCTTTGGTAAACATTAAATAGGCAGAATCCCCCAAACCTAACTGGGCATTCTCACAGATTACTGACATTCTCTTTCGTTCGGAAGAAAAGGGAAATTCGCCTAAACGAGGGCTTTTTGGTTCCAATGCTTCCCGATATAGTCCTCCTTTACCCGCCAACGTCAGTAAAGCTCCTTCGGTGGGATCGCCTAAAATTGACCATTCTTGCGCTTTATTTTGCAAAAGTGCATCATTACACAGCACACAAGCCGTTAAAATTGCCTGTAGTTCGGGATCACTTTCACTCGCGCCACTAAACTCCCCGATGGGCGCGTAACCTTCCCCCGTGACAGTAATGACATGGTGGGAAGTATTGACTTTCTGCACCACCATTTTATTTTGAGTTAAAGTTCCAGTTTTATCGGAGCAAATCGTCGTTACCGAGCCTAAAGTTTCCACTGCCGGCAATTTACGGATTAAAGCTTGTCTTCTCACCATTCTCTGGGTTCCAATTGCCAAAGTCACCGTCACCACTGCCGGTAAACCTTCGGGAACAACGGCCACAGCCATACTGAGGGAAGTTTCGAGGAATGATTCAAAAAACTGCCAACCAAAGCGAATTACACCGCCAATGACAACTATAGCCACTAAAGCTAGGGAACTACTCACTAAAACGTTACCTAACTGCGACATTCGCTGCTGTAGGGGAGTTGGTTCACTTTCTACTCCTTGCAACAAAGCGGCGATTTTACCGATTTCCGTGTCCATTCCCGTCTTGGTAATCGCCACTTTCCCTCGCCCTTGTACTACTTCTGTACCCTGATAGACGAGGTTAATGCGATCGCCTAAAGAGGCATCTTCAGGTAAAACCTTCTGTGCTTGTTTATTCACCGATTCCGCTTCACCCGTGAGGGCAGCTTCGCGAATTTGCAGGTTTTGTGCTTCTAATAATCTGCCATCGGCGGCAATTTGTACCCCCGCTTCCAGTAACATGATATCCCCGGGGACAAGTTCCTTGGCCGCCACTTCAAAGGTGCTACCATTACGGATAACCCTGACTTTCGGCGAGGATAACTGCTTAAGGGCGGCTAATGCCTTTTCTGCCCGACTTTCCTGTAAATATCCTAAAATACCGTTTAAAATAACAATCGTAAAAATAGCGATCGCATCTTTGGGAAATTCCCCTTTTTTCAGATCCAAAACTGCCGAAACCACCGCCACGGCAATCAGCATCACTAACATGATGTTAGTAAACTGTTCCCAGAGAATCATTAACGGGCTACGTCCCCCCGTTTCTTTTAGTTCATTTAACCCGAAAATATCCTTTCTTTTAACAATTTCGTCCTCGATTAAGCCGGTTTCCCCATTGGTTCTCAGTATTTCTAGGGTTTGTTCGCCAGTTAAATTATGCCAAGCACGATTATTCTCTATTTCCGAGACTTGAGGTGACGTAGTGGGAAAAGTCATAGCGATCGATTGAAGAGGGTGTACGCGTGAACTAAAAAGGTAAGCGAATTAAGCTAATTACATATCACAATATCAGTTATCAGTTATCAGTGACCAGTAAGCAGTTATCAGTAAGCAGTCAGCAGTTATCAAGGAAGTGGGAAGATAGGGAGAAGGGGGAAAAAGCTGAAAAGCTGAAAAGCTGAAAAAAATGTAACGAAATGTGAAGTATAATAGCGAATGTGATAAAGACAAGACATTAGAGAGTAGATAGGAAACGATGCGAGTTGCGATCGCTGGTGCGGGACTAGCCGGATTATCTTGTGCGAAATACCTTGTCGATGCGGGACATACGCCCATCGTACTGGAACGTCGCGATGTATTAGGGGGAAAAATTGCCGCTTGGAAAGATGCCGATGGGGACTGGTACGAAACCGGTTTACATATCTTCTTTGGCGCTTATCCCAATATGCTGCAATTATTCAAAGAATTGGGCATAGAAGATCGCCTACAGTGGAAAGAACACTCGATGATCTTCAATCAGCCGGAAAAACCGGGGACTTATTCGCGGTTTGACTTCCCAGATATTCCCGCCCCAATTAACGGTATTGTTGCCATTCTCCGCAATAACGATATGTTAACTTGGGAGGAAAAAATTAAATTTGGACTCGGTTTAATCCCTGCCATTGTTAAAGGCCAAAGTTACGTCGAGGAGATGGATAAATATTCTTGGTCGGAATGGTTAGAGAAGCAAAACATCCCGTCTAGGGTAGAAAAAGAAGTGTTTATCGCTATGTCGAAAGCCCTAAACTTTATCGATCCTAACGAGATTTCCGCCACGATTCTACTAACAGCCCTCAACCGCTTTTTACAGGAGAAAAACGGCTCAAAAATGGCTTTTCTCGACGGTTCACCCACGGAAAGACTCTGCCAACCTTTAGTCGATTACATCACCGCTAGAGGTGGCGAAGTGCGCTTGAATGCCCCTTTAAAAGAAATTCTGTTAAATGGAGATGGCACGGTTAAAGCCTTCTTAATGCGCGGTTTAGACGGTGGGGAAGATTATCTTTTTGAAGCCGATCTTTATGTGTCGGCAATGCCTGTAGATCCTTTAAAAG
This portion of the Microcystis aeruginosa NIES-2549 genome encodes:
- the pds gene encoding 15-cis-phytoene desaturase; translated protein: MRVAIAGAGLAGLSCAKYLVDAGHTPIVLERRDVLGGKIAAWKDADGDWYETGLHIFFGAYPNMLQLFKELGIEDRLQWKEHSMIFNQPEKPGTYSRFDFPDIPAPINGIVAILRNNDMLTWEEKIKFGLGLIPAIVKGQSYVEEMDKYSWSEWLEKQNIPSRVEKEVFIAMSKALNFIDPNEISATILLTALNRFLQEKNGSKMAFLDGSPTERLCQPLVDYITARGGEVRLNAPLKEILLNGDGTVKAFLMRGLDGGEDYLFEADLYVSAMPVDPLKVLLPKPWQEDKFFQKLEGLEGVPVINLHLWFDRKLTDIDHLLFSRSPLLSVYADMSNTCKEYANPDRSMLELVLAPAQDWITKSDEEIIAATMKELEKLFPQHFTGDNPSQLLKYHLVKTPRSVYKATPGRQAYRPSQKTPIENFYLAGDYTMQKYLGSMEGAVLSGKLAAAVISKDHPAAPLNPNKIQSTPVSSAR